Proteins encoded within one genomic window of Conchiformibius steedae:
- the ileS gene encoding isoleucine--tRNA ligase, translating into MSNNQQVNLYESPFPMRGNLAKREPAWVAQWQQQQRYHKLREKAAGRPKFILHDGPPYANGDIHIGHAVNKILKDIIIRSKTLAGFDAPYVPGWDCHGLPIEVMVEKLHSKDMPDAKFRELCREYAAEQIARQKKDFIRLGVIGDWDKPYLTMDYRTEADTVRTLGEIYKAGYLYRGEKPVQYCLNCASSLAEAEVEYKDKVSHAIDVMYPAQDSAALAKAFGLNQDIGAAFAVIWTTTPWTLPASQAVSAGADIVYQLIDTPKGKLVLAKDLAEAALARYGFAESPVLAETTGAKLENLLFAHPFLKRDIPVLNGEHVTTDAGTGLVHTAPAHGLEDYFVCLKYGITLYNPVDAQGRYFPSVERVGGLSVWEANPVIIDWLAENQVLLSNAKIEHSYAHCWRHKTPLIYRATPQWFIGMDKAGVAGKTLRNTALKAVDDTEFFPAWGRARLQAMIEDRPDWVVSRQRYWGTPMTFFAHKETGELHPDSADLLEKVAQKIEQKGINAWFELDKAELLSPEDCEQYDKLPDTMDVWFDSGSTHFSVLKQREELAWPADLYLEGSDQHRGWFQSSMLTGCATLGRAPYKQLLTHGFVVDQNGRKMSKSIGNVVAPQEVYNEFGADILRLWTAATDYSGELAISKEILKRVTESYRRIRNTLSFLFANLTDFSPIEHAVPQADMVEMDRYALVLARKLQEKVAGEHYPRYAFHLAVKDIVHFCSEDLGAFYLDVLKDRLYTTKADGHARRSAQTALYHITRSLVLLLSPILCFTAEEAWELIGGGEDDSVLYHTLHDFPSMPAASEMELLNKWTAVREARAAVNAAIEPLRADKTIGSSLQAEVVLTAPEPYFAALEALGEELRFVLLVSQVSLQEGTELTAQVSPSHAEKCPRCWHYVADIGENADYPELCGRCADNLGGQGEQRDYA; encoded by the coding sequence ATGAGTAACAATCAGCAAGTCAATCTGTACGAATCGCCCTTTCCCATGCGCGGCAACCTTGCCAAGCGCGAACCCGCATGGGTGGCGCAGTGGCAACAACAGCAGCGTTATCACAAGCTGCGCGAAAAAGCCGCAGGGCGTCCCAAATTTATTTTGCACGATGGTCCGCCCTATGCCAATGGCGACATCCACATCGGACACGCCGTCAATAAAATCTTAAAAGACATTATTATCCGCAGTAAAACCTTGGCGGGTTTTGACGCGCCCTATGTACCGGGTTGGGACTGCCACGGCTTGCCGATTGAAGTAATGGTGGAAAAACTGCACAGCAAAGACATGCCCGATGCCAAGTTCCGCGAACTGTGCCGCGAATACGCCGCCGAACAAATCGCCCGTCAGAAAAAAGACTTTATCCGTTTGGGCGTGATTGGCGATTGGGATAAGCCTTATCTGACGATGGATTACCGCACCGAAGCTGACACCGTGCGTACTCTGGGCGAAATCTACAAAGCAGGTTATCTGTACCGTGGCGAAAAGCCTGTGCAATACTGTTTAAACTGCGCCTCTTCCCTCGCTGAAGCCGAAGTGGAATACAAAGACAAGGTGTCCCACGCCATTGATGTGATGTATCCTGCTCAAGACAGCGCAGCACTGGCAAAAGCCTTTGGTTTGAATCAGGACATCGGCGCTGCCTTTGCCGTGATTTGGACGACCACACCGTGGACTTTGCCCGCCAGCCAAGCCGTTTCCGCCGGTGCGGACATTGTTTACCAACTGATTGACACCCCCAAAGGCAAGCTGGTACTGGCAAAAGATTTGGCAGAAGCCGCGTTGGCGCGTTACGGATTTGCCGAAAGCCCTGTTTTGGCGGAAACCACAGGCGCGAAACTGGAAAACCTGTTGTTCGCCCACCCCTTCTTAAAACGCGATATTCCCGTTTTAAACGGTGAGCATGTGACCACCGATGCGGGTACGGGTTTGGTACATACTGCACCCGCACATGGTTTGGAAGACTATTTTGTCTGCTTGAAATATGGTATTACCCTGTATAACCCTGTGGACGCGCAAGGGCGTTATTTTCCGTCTGTGGAACGCGTGGGCGGATTAAGCGTGTGGGAAGCCAATCCCGTGATTATTGATTGGTTGGCAGAAAATCAAGTGTTGCTGTCCAATGCCAAGATTGAACACAGCTACGCCCACTGTTGGCGGCACAAAACCCCGCTGATTTACCGCGCGACCCCGCAATGGTTTATCGGCATGGACAAGGCAGGCGTGGCAGGTAAAACCTTGCGCAATACCGCCTTAAAAGCGGTGGACGATACCGAATTTTTCCCCGCATGGGGACGTGCCCGTTTGCAGGCGATGATTGAAGACCGCCCCGACTGGGTGGTGTCGCGCCAGCGTTATTGGGGTACGCCGATGACCTTTTTCGCCCACAAAGAAACGGGCGAGTTGCACCCCGATTCCGCCGATTTATTGGAAAAAGTCGCGCAAAAAATCGAGCAAAAAGGGATTAACGCTTGGTTTGAATTGGATAAAGCCGAGCTGTTGTCGCCCGAAGATTGCGAACAATACGACAAACTGCCCGATACCATGGACGTGTGGTTTGATTCAGGCAGCACCCATTTTTCCGTATTAAAACAACGTGAAGAACTGGCTTGGCCCGCCGATTTGTATTTGGAAGGCAGCGACCAGCACCGTGGTTGGTTTCAATCGTCCATGCTGACAGGCTGTGCCACTTTAGGGCGTGCGCCGTACAAACAGCTGTTAACGCATGGTTTTGTGGTGGACCAAAACGGACGCAAAATGTCCAAATCCATCGGCAATGTGGTTGCGCCGCAAGAAGTGTATAACGAATTTGGCGCGGATATTTTGCGCCTGTGGACGGCGGCAACCGATTATTCGGGCGAATTGGCAATTTCCAAAGAAATCTTGAAGCGCGTTACCGAATCCTACCGCCGTATCCGCAATACTTTGAGCTTTCTGTTTGCCAACTTAACCGATTTTAGCCCCATTGAACACGCCGTTCCGCAAGCCGATATGGTGGAAATGGACCGTTATGCGCTGGTGTTGGCGCGTAAGCTGCAAGAAAAAGTGGCGGGCGAACACTATCCGCGTTATGCCTTCCATTTGGCGGTTAAGGACATTGTGCATTTCTGTTCGGAAGACTTGGGTGCGTTTTATTTGGACGTGTTGAAAGACCGTCTGTACACCACCAAAGCGGACGGACATGCCCGCCGTTCCGCACAAACTGCGCTGTATCACATTACCCGCAGCTTGGTGCTGCTGCTGTCGCCGATTTTATGCTTTACCGCCGAAGAAGCATGGGAACTGATTGGCGGCGGCGAAGACGACAGCGTGCTGTATCATACTTTGCATGATTTTCCGTCTATGCCCGCAGCCAGCGAAATGGAATTGTTGAACAAATGGACTGCCGTGCGTGAAGCCCGTGCTGCTGTCAATGCGGCGATTGAGCCTTTGCGTGCCGACAAAACCATCGGTTCGTCTTTGCAGGCGGAAGTGGTGCTGACTGCGCCCGAGCCGTATTTCGCCGCATTGGAAGCCTTGGGAGAAGAACTGCGTTTTGTGTTGCTGGTGTCGCAAGTAAGTTTGCAGGAAGGAACAGAGCTGACAGCGCAGGTATCGCCCAGCCATGCCGAAAAATGCCCGCGTTGTTGGCATTATGTAGCGGATATCGGTGAAAACGCCGATTATCCCGAACTGTGCGGACGTTGCGCCGATAATTTGGGCGGACAGGGCGAACAGCGCGATTATGCCTAA
- a CDS encoding NCS2 family permease, whose product MEAPQPLVERLFRLSEHHTSIRTELLAGLTTFLTMCYIVIVNPLILSNTGMDFGAVFVATCISAAIGCFVMGLLANYPIALAPGMGLNAYFTYSVVLGMGVSWQVALAAVFVSGVIFILFSFFKIREMLVNALPMGLKMAIAAGIGLFLALIALKNAGLIVASETTFVKMGQLYSVGDNGVKSPNWTVWLVLLGLFVTVALDYFKVRGAMIIGIAAVTLLSLPLGLAKFEGIVAPPPSLAPTLMQMDFSGLLNGSLIAVVFVFFLVDLFDSTGTLVGVSHRAGLLENGKLPRLKKALFADSTAIVAGAALGTSSTTPYIESATGVAAGGRTGLTAVTVGVLMLACLWFSPLAKLVPAFATAPALLYIGVQMMRSATEIDWDDLTEAAPAFLTMAFMPFTYSIADGIAMGFISYAAIKLLCARHREVPVMVWVVALCWLAKFWFLGA is encoded by the coding sequence ATGGAAGCACCCCAGCCACTTGTCGAACGCCTGTTTCGGCTGTCTGAACATCACACCAGCATCCGCACCGAACTGCTGGCGGGATTAACCACTTTTTTAACGATGTGTTACATCGTGATTGTCAATCCGCTGATTTTGTCTAATACAGGTATGGATTTTGGCGCGGTATTTGTGGCAACCTGTATTTCTGCTGCCATTGGCTGTTTTGTGATGGGCTTGCTGGCAAACTATCCGATTGCGCTTGCCCCCGGTATGGGTTTGAATGCGTATTTCACCTATTCGGTGGTATTGGGCATGGGCGTATCGTGGCAGGTGGCGTTGGCGGCGGTGTTTGTGTCGGGCGTGATTTTTATCCTGTTCAGCTTTTTTAAAATACGCGAAATGCTGGTTAATGCGCTGCCTATGGGTTTGAAAATGGCCATTGCGGCGGGCATTGGTTTGTTTTTGGCGTTGATTGCGCTGAAAAACGCAGGCTTGATTGTGGCAAGCGAAACCACTTTTGTGAAAATGGGTCAGCTGTATAGTGTGGGTGATAATGGTGTCAAAAGCCCGAATTGGACGGTGTGGCTGGTGTTGTTGGGTTTGTTTGTTACGGTGGCGCTGGATTATTTTAAAGTGCGCGGGGCAATGATTATCGGCATCGCGGCGGTTACGCTGCTGTCGCTGCCTTTGGGTTTGGCAAAATTTGAAGGCATTGTTGCGCCGCCGCCGTCGCTTGCCCCTACGCTGATGCAGATGGATTTTTCGGGTTTGCTCAACGGAAGCCTGATTGCGGTGGTGTTTGTGTTTTTTCTGGTGGATTTGTTTGACAGCACGGGCACGCTGGTGGGCGTGTCGCACCGTGCGGGCTTGTTGGAAAACGGCAAACTGCCGCGTTTGAAAAAAGCCTTGTTTGCCGATTCCACTGCGATTGTGGCAGGCGCGGCATTGGGTACGTCTTCCACCACGCCCTATATTGAAAGCGCGACAGGCGTGGCGGCGGGCGGGCGCACGGGTTTGACTGCCGTTACCGTGGGCGTGCTGATGCTGGCGTGTTTGTGGTTTTCGCCTTTGGCAAAATTGGTGCCTGCGTTTGCCACTGCGCCCGCGCTGCTGTATATCGGCGTGCAGATGATGCGTTCTGCTACTGAAATCGATTGGGACGACCTAACCGAAGCCGCGCCTGCCTTTTTAACCATGGCGTTTATGCCGTTTACCTATTCTATTGCTGACGGTATTGCCATGGGCTTTATCAGCTATGCAGCAATCAAACTGCTGTGTGCGCGTCATCGCGAAGTACCCGTGATGGTGTGGGTAGTGGCACTGTGCTGGCTGGCAAAATTTTGGTTTTTGGGCGCGTAA
- a CDS encoding YdcF family protein yields the protein MKRIFNFCLGISLLLVLAAVLLGCVSMWQVRRDAYSAARVKADAAVILGAAAWGNKPSPVFRERIVHGIDLYRNGTVRKLVFTGGTPKAGYPTEAEVGKRFAQKQGVPERDILIEPLSRNTYENLKNTRQLMRRHKIGSIIIISDPAHMARARAMAEDLGITAAYSATPSSRYAESSQADDFFIRETLYLSLFRLWQLGKWLGVAA from the coding sequence ATGAAAAGAATATTTAATTTTTGTTTGGGAATAAGCCTGCTGCTGGTGTTGGCGGCGGTGTTGTTGGGCTGCGTGAGTATGTGGCAGGTGCGCCGCGATGCCTATTCTGCTGCCCGTGTCAAAGCCGATGCTGCGGTGATTTTGGGCGCGGCAGCGTGGGGCAACAAACCTTCCCCCGTGTTCCGCGAACGCATTGTTCACGGCATAGACCTGTACCGCAACGGCACGGTACGCAAGCTGGTGTTTACGGGTGGCACGCCCAAAGCAGGTTATCCCACCGAAGCCGAAGTAGGCAAACGTTTTGCCCAAAAACAAGGCGTACCCGAGCGCGATATTTTAATCGAGCCGTTGTCGCGCAATACCTATGAAAATCTGAAAAACACCCGTCAGCTGATGCGCCGCCACAAAATCGGCAGCATTATCATTATCAGCGACCCCGCCCACATGGCGCGTGCCCGTGCCATGGCAGAAGATTTGGGCATCACCGCCGCTTATTCCGCTACCCCCAGCAGCCGTTATGCTGAAAGCAGCCAAGCCGATGATTTTTTTATCCGCGAAACCCTGTATTTAAGCCTGTTTCGGCTGTGGCAGTTAGGCAAATGGCTGGGCGTGGCGGCTTAA
- the tsaA gene encoding tRNA (N6-threonylcarbamoyladenosine(37)-N6)-methyltransferase TrmO translates to MTAYTVRPIAYVRSPYTQKFGIPRQPQLVPAARADIVFEADFPADCVRGLEQFGCVWVQFVFHDALNEGWQTTVRPPRLGGKAKMGVFATRSPHRPNHLGLSLLVLDSIGNENGRIVLHCSGADLLDGTPVLDVKPYIPFVEARADAAAGFAPAPPPRLAVCWLDTPPPEPVRALIEQSLSQDPRPAYHHDPQRRYRAVMAQWETTFRIAEHTVIIESCQTLQSN, encoded by the coding sequence ATGACTGCTTATACCGTCCGTCCCATTGCTTATGTCCGTTCGCCCTACACGCAAAAATTCGGCATTCCGCGCCAGCCGCAGTTGGTGCCTGCCGCCCGTGCCGATATTGTGTTTGAAGCCGATTTTCCTGCCGACTGCGTACGCGGTTTGGAACAGTTTGGCTGCGTGTGGGTGCAATTTGTGTTCCACGATGCCCTGAATGAAGGCTGGCAGACCACCGTGCGTCCGCCGCGTTTGGGCGGAAAAGCCAAAATGGGCGTGTTTGCCACGCGCAGCCCGCACCGTCCCAATCATTTGGGTTTGTCGCTGCTGGTGTTGGACAGCATCGGCAACGAAAACGGGCGCATAGTGCTGCATTGCAGTGGCGCAGATTTATTGGATGGTACGCCCGTGTTAGATGTGAAACCCTATATCCCTTTTGTGGAAGCCCGTGCCGATGCCGCTGCCGGTTTTGCCCCCGCACCGCCGCCGCGTTTGGCGGTGTGTTGGCTGGATACGCCCCCACCCGAACCCGTCCGCGCCCTGATTGAACAAAGCCTGTCGCAAGACCCCCGCCCCGCCTACCACCACGACCCCCAACGCCGCTATCGTGCCGTGATGGCACAATGGGAAACCACCTTCCGCATCGCCGAACACACCGTTATCATCGAAAGCTGCCAAACACTTCAGTCAAACTGA
- a CDS encoding DUF294 nucleotidyltransferase-like domain-containing protein, with translation MQAFDFSCAPFSYLSPQERLRVQQSINIAYYNNHETIIAAKAPIEFLYVVLKGLVRETGNDGEVLSLYHPHDTFEARGLLEGSCEYPFIAEEQTLVYTIPKAVIQEIIAANPRFAAYCYASVADKFASLAQIKNESEFESLFTAKVRDAYHPDPAWLDGDASVLDAAQTMKTRKTKSLLVRHQDKVGVLTESFFRDMLINGTPADTRVGDVATYALISTDIDDFVFTALLQMMRHRIQRVVVTEQGKPVGTLEQIDVLAYFSNHSHLIAQRLDRASDIDELVELANQMTRSIQLLRNNGVRAPQLAQLMQVLNTGLFEKVWRIIAPEALYRESCLIVMGSEGRGEQILKTDQDNALIIRRAEDAEMAQAAAEQFSATLARLGYPPCAGNIMVSNPDWRKPLPEFKDTVLGWCRSPSPAAMMNLAIFIDAKVVAGDATLLSEVKDHLYRHMVNDAGMLMGFARAVEQFDSHSHGFFAQLLHRQPERLDIKKMGQFPIVHGIRALSLEARLEETNTFERIHKLVQLNVLNESLGRDIAEALGYLMDLRLKANLAIFSGQTQHQPNQLDFKDLSTLERDLLKDALAVVKRFKGVIRHHFHLNA, from the coding sequence ATGCAAGCATTTGATTTCTCGTGCGCCCCTTTCAGCTACCTCAGCCCGCAAGAGCGCCTGCGCGTGCAACAGTCCATCAACATCGCCTATTACAACAACCACGAAACCATTATTGCCGCCAAAGCCCCGATAGAATTTCTGTATGTGGTACTGAAAGGGCTGGTTCGCGAAACAGGCAACGACGGCGAAGTTTTGTCGCTGTACCACCCCCACGACACCTTTGAAGCACGCGGATTGCTGGAGGGTTCGTGCGAATACCCCTTTATCGCCGAAGAACAAACACTGGTTTACACCATTCCCAAAGCCGTGATACAGGAAATCATCGCTGCCAATCCCCGTTTTGCTGCTTACTGCTATGCCAGCGTTGCCGACAAATTCGCCAGCTTGGCACAAATCAAAAACGAAAGCGAATTTGAAAGCCTGTTTACCGCCAAAGTGCGCGATGCCTACCACCCCGACCCCGCATGGTTAGACGGCGATGCCAGCGTTTTAGACGCCGCCCAAACCATGAAAACCCGCAAAACCAAATCCCTGCTGGTGCGCCATCAGGACAAAGTGGGCGTACTGACCGAATCGTTTTTCCGCGATATGCTGATTAACGGCACACCTGCCGATACCCGTGTTGGCGACGTGGCGACTTACGCACTCATCAGCACCGATATTGACGATTTTGTGTTTACCGCACTGCTACAAATGATGCGCCACCGCATTCAGCGCGTGGTCGTTACCGAGCAGGGCAAGCCTGTCGGCACATTGGAACAGATTGATGTATTGGCGTATTTTTCCAATCACAGCCATTTAATCGCCCAACGCCTTGACCGCGCTTCCGATATTGACGAACTGGTGGAACTGGCCAATCAGATGACCCGTTCCATTCAATTATTGCGCAACAACGGCGTACGCGCCCCACAATTGGCACAACTGATGCAAGTGTTAAACACAGGTTTATTTGAAAAAGTGTGGCGCATTATCGCCCCTGAAGCCCTCTACCGCGAATCCTGCCTGATTGTGATGGGTTCGGAAGGGCGCGGCGAACAAATTTTAAAAACCGACCAAGACAACGCCCTGATTATCCGCCGCGCCGAAGATGCCGAAATGGCACAAGCCGCCGCCGAGCAGTTTTCCGCCACCCTTGCCCGTTTGGGCTATCCGCCTTGCGCGGGCAACATCATGGTCAGCAATCCCGATTGGCGCAAACCCCTGCCCGAATTTAAAGACACCGTATTGGGCTGGTGTCGTTCGCCCTCGCCCGCTGCCATGATGAACTTGGCGATTTTTATTGATGCCAAAGTGGTGGCAGGCGATGCCACACTATTAAGCGAAGTCAAAGACCACCTGTACCGCCATATGGTTAATGATGCGGGTATGTTGATGGGCTTTGCGCGTGCTGTTGAGCAATTTGACAGCCACAGCCACGGTTTTTTCGCACAACTGTTGCACCGTCAGCCCGAACGTTTGGACATCAAAAAAATGGGACAGTTCCCGATTGTTCACGGCATCCGTGCTTTGAGCTTGGAAGCGCGTTTGGAAGAAACCAATACCTTTGAGCGCATTCACAAGTTAGTGCAATTAAATGTTTTAAATGAAAGTTTGGGGCGCGACATTGCCGAAGCCTTGGGCTATTTGATGGATTTGCGCCTGAAAGCGAATTTGGCGATTTTTTCAGGGCAAACCCAACACCAGCCCAACCAATTGGATTTTAAAGATTTATCCACTTTGGAACGCGATTTGTTAAAAGATGCGCTGGCAGTGGTCAAACGCTTTAAGGGTGTGATTCGCCATCATTTTCATTTAAATGCCTGA
- a CDS encoding 3'-5' exonuclease produces MLRKLRLHWEQKKLADPKFAFLYDEAAGGGEMVSIDCETTGLDVKTAEIISIGAVKIRENRVLAGEPFYVLIKPEGEMAAENISVHGLRPQDLSGGLPIQEALLQLLDFIGGRPLVGYYLEFDVAMLNKFLKPLIGVKLPNRQIEISSIYYRQEMKTLQDGFVDLRLEAINKKLRLPVTTRHNALNDAVHAAVMYLCLQGRER; encoded by the coding sequence ATGTTGAGAAAACTGCGCCTGCATTGGGAACAGAAAAAACTCGCCGACCCGAAATTTGCTTTTTTGTATGACGAAGCGGCTGGCGGCGGCGAAATGGTGAGCATTGATTGCGAAACCACAGGTTTGGACGTGAAAACGGCGGAAATTATTTCCATCGGCGCGGTGAAAATCCGCGAAAACCGCGTCTTGGCGGGCGAGCCGTTTTATGTGCTAATTAAGCCCGAAGGCGAAATGGCAGCGGAAAACATCAGCGTACACGGTTTGCGCCCGCAGGATTTGTCGGGTGGTTTGCCGATTCAGGAAGCCTTGTTGCAACTGCTGGACTTTATCGGTGGCAGACCCTTGGTGGGTTATTATTTGGAATTTGACGTGGCGATGTTAAACAAATTCTTAAAACCGCTGATTGGGGTCAAACTGCCCAACCGCCAAATCGAAATTTCCTCTATTTATTACCGTCAGGAAATGAAAACGCTGCAAGACGGTTTTGTGGATTTGCGTTTAGAAGCCATCAATAAAAAACTGCGCCTGCCCGTTACCACACGCCACAATGCCTTAAACGATGCGGTACACGCAGCCGTGATGTATTTGTGCTTGCAAGGGCGCGAACGCTAA
- the glmU gene encoding bifunctional UDP-N-acetylglucosamine diphosphorylase/glucosamine-1-phosphate N-acetyltransferase GlmU translates to MDLNIVILAAGKGTRMYSALPKVLHRIGGKSMLARVIETAQSLNPQGIHVVVGHGKDTVLAQLAQYDVNWVEQTEQLGTGHALKTALPHLPAHGRTLVLYGDVPLTDSDTLRQLLDTAGEDVALLTDTADNPTGYGRIIRDAQGAVSAIVEEKDADAEQKRIKEINTGMFVLPNKPLAAWLNALQSNNAQGEYYLTDVVALAKQDNIPVRPLPVRASHLAAGVNNKVQLAELERIYQQEQAHALLTAGVTLADPARFDLRGTLSHGRDVHIHANCIFEGECQLGDNVIIGANCVLINARIGAGTVIAPFSHLENCTVGADARIGPYARLRPNAVLADGVHIGNFVEVKNSSIGRGSKANHLSYIGDATIGESSNIGAGTITCNYDGVNKHHTQIGNDVRIGSGTMIVAPVTVEDRATTGAGSVITKTCPANKLTLGRARQHTVEHWVRPEKPKKS, encoded by the coding sequence ATGGATTTGAATATTGTGATTTTGGCAGCGGGCAAAGGCACGCGCATGTATTCGGCACTGCCCAAAGTGTTGCACCGCATCGGCGGCAAAAGCATGCTGGCACGGGTCATTGAAACCGCACAAAGCCTGAATCCGCAAGGCATTCATGTGGTGGTGGGACACGGTAAAGACACCGTTTTGGCACAGTTGGCGCAGTATGATGTCAATTGGGTGGAACAAACCGAACAGCTTGGCACAGGACACGCCCTTAAAACCGCGCTGCCGCACCTGCCCGCACACGGGCGCACCTTGGTGCTGTACGGCGACGTCCCTTTAACCGACAGCGACACCCTGCGCCAACTGCTTGACACTGCAGGTGAAGACGTTGCCCTGCTCACCGATACCGCCGACAACCCCACAGGCTACGGGCGCATTATCCGCGATGCCCAAGGCGCAGTTTCCGCCATTGTGGAAGAAAAAGATGCCGATGCCGAACAAAAACGCATCAAAGAAATCAACACGGGTATGTTTGTGTTGCCCAACAAACCTTTAGCCGCATGGCTGAACGCCCTGCAAAGCAACAACGCCCAAGGCGAATATTATCTGACCGATGTCGTTGCCCTTGCCAAACAGGACAATATTCCCGTACGTCCCTTGCCCGTGCGTGCTTCCCATTTGGCAGCAGGCGTAAACAATAAAGTCCAATTGGCAGAACTGGAACGCATTTACCAACAAGAACAAGCACACGCCCTCTTAACCGCAGGTGTCACCCTTGCCGACCCCGCCCGTTTTGACCTGCGCGGCACGCTTAGCCACGGGCGCGACGTACACATTCATGCCAACTGCATTTTTGAAGGCGAATGCCAATTGGGCGACAACGTGATTATCGGCGCAAACTGTGTCTTGATTAACGCCCGTATCGGCGCAGGCACAGTGATTGCCCCGTTCAGCCATTTGGAAAACTGCACGGTAGGCGCAGATGCTCGCATCGGACCGTATGCCCGTTTGCGCCCGAATGCCGTGCTGGCAGACGGCGTACACATTGGCAATTTTGTGGAAGTGAAAAACAGCAGCATCGGGCGTGGCAGCAAAGCCAACCACTTAAGCTATATCGGCGATGCCACCATTGGCGAAAGCAGCAATATTGGTGCAGGCACGATTACCTGCAATTATGACGGCGTAAACAAACATCATACCCAGATTGGCAACGATGTCCGCATTGGTTCGGGAACGATGATTGTTGCGCCCGTAACTGTGGAAGACCGTGCCACCACAGGCGCAGGCAGCGTGATTACCAAAACCTGCCCTGCCAACAAACTCACGCTGGGACGGGCGCGTCAGCACACGGTAGAACACTGGGTTCGCCCCGAAAAACCGAAAAAATCCTAA
- the uppS gene encoding polyprenyl diphosphate synthase encodes MAASSTQTILEHRDTPRHVAVIMDGNGRWAKKRFLPRVMGHRQGLEALEEMCRVCASTGVEYLTVFAFSTENWRRPQDEVSFLMDLFLNALNKRVGKMHENGLRLKIIGDRSRFSDAIRQGIEHAETLTAANTGLTLTIAADYGGRWDILQAANALLREGKTEISEQDLTAKLMLGDAPEPDLFIRTGGETRISNFMLWQMAYAEFYFTDALWPDFNEAEILQAFASFKQRERRFGRTSEQLPPEQQRP; translated from the coding sequence ATGGCCGCCAGCAGCACCCAAACCATTCTCGAACACCGCGATACGCCGCGCCATGTGGCCGTGATTATGGACGGTAACGGTCGTTGGGCGAAAAAACGCTTTTTGCCACGGGTGATGGGACACCGTCAGGGCTTGGAAGCCTTGGAAGAAATGTGTCGTGTGTGTGCGAGTACGGGCGTGGAATATTTGACCGTGTTTGCCTTTTCCACCGAAAACTGGCGGCGTCCGCAAGATGAAGTCTCGTTTTTGATGGATTTGTTTTTAAACGCTTTAAACAAGCGGGTTGGCAAAATGCACGAAAACGGTTTGCGCCTGAAAATCATCGGCGACCGCAGCCGCTTCAGTGATGCCATCCGCCAAGGTATTGAACATGCCGAAACGCTGACCGCCGCCAATACGGGGCTAACGCTGACCATTGCGGCGGATTACGGCGGACGTTGGGATATTTTGCAAGCGGCGAATGCGCTGTTGCGCGAAGGCAAAACCGAAATCAGCGAGCAGGATTTAACCGCCAAACTGATGTTGGGTGATGCACCCGAACCCGATTTGTTTATCCGCACGGGTGGCGAAACGCGCATCAGCAATTTTATGTTGTGGCAAATGGCGTACGCCGAATTTTATTTTACCGATGCGCTGTGGCCTGATTTCAACGAAGCGGAGATTTTACAGGCGTTTGCTTCGTTTAAGCAGCGCGAACGGCGTTTCGGGCGCACGTCTGAACAATTACCGCCCGAACAGCAGCGTCCTTGA
- a CDS encoding Spy/CpxP family protein refolding chaperone, which translates to MKKITTLALALLIGANFATAADPVARNYQGAPAQNHHQQGKRDGLPRGFEQLNLSEEQKAKIRAIAQSDRAARPATDKSARRDAAKQKMQHRREQERRLLDARHFDEQAAQKLINERQQERLAMQQQHAERELQMLKKRHAIFQVLTPEQQRQYRQMQNEKAGKRSRP; encoded by the coding sequence ATGAAAAAAATTACCACTTTGGCACTGGCTTTATTGATTGGTGCGAATTTTGCCACTGCCGCCGACCCTGTGGCACGCAACTATCAGGGTGCACCTGCCCAAAATCATCATCAACAGGGTAAACGTGATGGTTTGCCGCGTGGTTTTGAGCAATTGAATTTGTCGGAAGAACAAAAAGCCAAAATCCGTGCCATCGCGCAATCTGACCGCGCAGCCCGTCCCGCCACAGATAAATCTGCCCGCCGCGATGCCGCAAAACAAAAAATGCAACACCGCCGCGAACAGGAACGCCGTTTGTTAGATGCCCGTCATTTTGACGAACAGGCAGCGCAAAAGCTGATTAACGAACGCCAACAGGAACGTTTGGCGATGCAGCAGCAGCACGCGGAACGCGAATTGCAGATGTTGAAAAAACGCCACGCGATTTTTCAGGTGCTGACCCCCGAACAGCAACGCCAGTACCGTCAGATGCAAAATGAAAAAGCAGGCAAACGCAGCCGCCCATAA